A portion of the uncultured Methanobrevibacter sp. genome contains these proteins:
- a CDS encoding transcriptional regulator — protein MSKNDEIFDIVGYVMASQYRCNIIKSIGENIKIPSAIAEDIGLRTNHVSNVLKDLKERDIVICLNEDARKGRLYKNTDLGLEILKYI, from the coding sequence ATGAGTAAAAATGATGAGATTTTTGATATTGTAGGTTATGTGATGGCTTCACAGTATAGGTGCAATATTATTAAAAGTATTGGTGAGAATATTAAAATCCCATCTGCAATTGCTGAAGATATTGGTTTGAGAACAAACCATGTATCTAATGTATTGAAAGATTTAAAAGAGCGAGATATTGTTATTTGTTTAAATGAGGATGCTCGTAAAGGTAGATTATATAAAAACACCGATTTGGGTCTTGAAATTTTAAAATATATTTAA
- the uppS gene encoding polyprenyl diphosphate synthase: MAENILYRLYEWYISRGLVPEKMPKHVAIIMDGNRRYSKLQGNIDVLKGHEMGVDTLENVLDWSVELGIEIVTAYAFSTENFNRPEHEVEGLMKLFVINFKRLVNHEKIHKNEVRVNVVGRTELLPESVREAIREAEEATKHYTKRIFNLAIGYDGRLEIVDSIKKIIEDVEAGKVSIDDVDEDLVSKNLYTAGLADPNLIIRTSGEERLSGFLLWQSSYSELYFCETLWPELRKVDFIRAIRSYQARDRRFGV; the protein is encoded by the coding sequence ATGGCAGAAAATATACTTTATAGACTATATGAATGGTATATTTCCAGAGGTCTGGTTCCGGAAAAAATGCCAAAGCATGTAGCTATAATTATGGATGGAAACAGAAGATATTCAAAACTCCAGGGAAATATAGATGTTCTTAAAGGCCATGAAATGGGAGTTGACACTTTAGAAAATGTTCTTGACTGGAGTGTTGAACTTGGAATAGAAATTGTTACTGCCTACGCATTTTCAACAGAAAACTTCAACAGACCAGAACATGAAGTTGAAGGATTAATGAAGTTATTCGTAATTAACTTCAAAAGACTAGTGAACCATGAAAAAATACACAAAAACGAAGTAAGAGTAAACGTTGTAGGCAGAACAGAATTACTGCCTGAAAGCGTACGTGAAGCAATTAGAGAAGCCGAAGAGGCAACAAAACATTACACCAAAAGAATATTCAACTTAGCGATTGGTTATGACGGACGTTTGGAAATAGTCGATTCAATTAAAAAAATCATTGAAGATGTGGAAGCAGGAAAAGTTTCAATTGATGACGTTGATGAAGACCTTGTAAGTAAAAACCTCTATACCGCAGGCCTTGCAGATCCTAACCTGATTATCAGAACAAGCGGTGAAGAGCGTTTGAGCGGATTTCTATTATGGCAATCCTCATATTCAGAGCTTTATTTCTGTGAAACATTATGGCCCGAACTAAGGAAAGTTGATTTTATAAGAGCTATAAGATCCTATCAGGCAAGAGACAGAAGATTTGGAGTATAA
- a CDS encoding TatD family hydrolase yields MIDTHCHIDFEDFDKDRKEVIKRAQDKLDYVVASGYSIDSNRDVLNLSQEYKGFIYPTFGFHPVSSQNCSNEELENAHKYLIENLDNIVAIGEVGMDYYYVTDKELRERQQEIFRSFLDIANKYEFPIVMHVRDCEKKAVNIIEDYDNIPYFIFHCYGGSLKTAKRIMNRNDSYMSFSTMLCYSKHHQDLIEKIDLDYVLTETDSPYLAMTKEERNEPVNVVNAVHKIAEIKGIDVNVVDEITTNNARKIFKI; encoded by the coding sequence ATGATTGATACCCATTGCCACATTGATTTTGAAGATTTTGACAAAGACCGTAAGGAAGTAATAAAAAGAGCGCAGGACAAACTTGACTATGTTGTTGCATCAGGATACAGCATTGACAGTAACCGTGACGTGTTAAACCTTTCCCAGGAATATAAAGGTTTTATATATCCTACTTTTGGTTTTCACCCTGTAAGCTCTCAGAACTGCAGCAATGAAGAGCTTGAAAATGCACACAAATATCTTATTGAAAATTTGGACAATATTGTTGCAATCGGCGAAGTTGGAATGGACTATTATTACGTAACAGACAAGGAGTTGCGGGAAAGACAGCAGGAAATCTTTAGAAGCTTTCTCGACATTGCAAACAAATATGAATTCCCGATTGTAATGCATGTAAGAGACTGTGAGAAAAAAGCGGTTAACATCATCGAAGACTATGATAATATTCCTTATTTTATTTTCCATTGCTATGGAGGCAGTTTAAAGACCGCCAAAAGAATCATGAACAGAAACGATTCATATATGAGCTTTTCTACAATGCTGTGCTATTCAAAACATCATCAGGATTTGATTGAAAAAATAGATCTTGACTATGTTTTAACTGAAACTGACAGTCCATATCTGGCCATGACAAAAGAAGAGCGAAACGAACCTGTTAATGTTGTCAATGCAGTTCATAAAATTGCAGAAATCAAAGGCATTGACGTTAATGTTGTTGATGAGATAACCACCAACAACGCAAGAAAAATTTTTAAAATTTAA
- a CDS encoding 2,3-diphosphoglycerate synthetase, with amino-acid sequence MKALNKMLCLVDGEHYLPVTQEAIDTLNNLEHIDIIGAVFIGGTEKLRDDSEESYSEKLGVPVQFAKDKDIPYDIIVEMIKKYDADTVFDLSDEPILDYPKRFKIACKVLNEGITYEGPDFKFEPTSQYEIMEKPSITILGTGKRIGKTAVSGFVSRLIDKNGYEPCVIAMGRGGPEEPEIVHGEKLKINAEFLLEQSEKGVHAASDHWEDALMSRILTIGCRRCGGGMAGEVFMTNMKKGAKLANEVDSKFAIFEGSGAAIPPIKTNKKIVLVGANQPIENLTTYFGPYRIGLGDLIILTMCEEPMCSDEKIAQIEEFVSEVNPDATVISTVFRPKPLDNIEGKKVLFATTAPEAVKDKLVEYLESNYNCKVIGTTAHLSNRPLLRQDMEKYMDKADVMLTELKAAAVDVATKDAIAHGLDVVYCDNIPVAINDNYPKLDKSVLKIVDSAIDDFNKSS; translated from the coding sequence ATGAAAGCCTTAAACAAAATGCTTTGTTTAGTTGATGGTGAACACTACCTGCCAGTCACACAAGAAGCAATAGATACCTTAAACAATTTAGAACACATTGATATTATAGGTGCTGTTTTTATCGGAGGAACCGAAAAGCTAAGAGACGATTCCGAAGAATCTTACTCTGAAAAATTAGGAGTTCCGGTTCAGTTTGCAAAAGACAAGGACATTCCCTATGACATTATTGTTGAAATGATTAAAAAATACGATGCTGATACAGTATTTGATTTAAGTGACGAACCTATATTGGATTATCCGAAAAGATTCAAGATTGCATGCAAGGTTTTAAATGAAGGAATTACCTATGAAGGACCTGATTTTAAATTCGAACCTACAAGCCAATATGAAATCATGGAAAAACCTTCAATAACAATTTTAGGAACCGGAAAACGTATCGGAAAAACTGCAGTTTCAGGATTCGTATCAAGACTGATTGATAAAAACGGCTATGAACCATGCGTTATTGCGATGGGAAGAGGCGGACCTGAAGAGCCTGAAATCGTGCATGGTGAAAAATTAAAAATCAATGCAGAGTTCCTGCTTGAACAGTCAGAAAAGGGTGTGCATGCAGCAAGTGACCATTGGGAAGATGCACTGATGAGCAGAATTTTAACAATAGGATGCAGACGCTGCGGCGGAGGAATGGCCGGTGAAGTATTTATGACAAATATGAAAAAAGGAGCAAAACTAGCTAATGAAGTAGACTCCAAATTTGCCATATTTGAAGGAAGCGGAGCTGCAATACCTCCAATTAAAACAAATAAGAAAATAGTGCTTGTGGGAGCAAACCAGCCTATTGAAAACCTGACAACTTACTTCGGACCATACAGGATTGGACTTGGCGATCTGATTATCCTTACAATGTGTGAAGAGCCGATGTGTTCAGATGAAAAGATAGCTCAGATTGAAGAGTTTGTAAGTGAAGTCAATCCCGATGCAACAGTCATATCCACAGTGTTCAGGCCTAAGCCGCTTGACAATATTGAAGGTAAAAAGGTACTCTTTGCAACAACCGCACCTGAGGCAGTTAAAGACAAGCTTGTGGAATATCTGGAAAGCAACTATAACTGTAAAGTTATAGGAACAACAGCTCACCTCTCCAACAGACCGCTTTTACGCCAGGACATGGAAAAATACATGGACAAGGCCGACGTCATGTTAACCGAGCTGAAAGCAGCCGCAGTTGATGTTGCAACCAAGGATGCGATAGCACACGGACTGGATGTTGTCTACTGTGACAATATTCCTGTAGCCATAAACGATAACTATCCCAAACTGGACAAGTCAGTTTTAAAAATAGTTGATAGTGCAATTGATGATTTTAACAAATCATCATAA
- a CDS encoding carboxymuconolactone decarboxylase family protein, which translates to MSRYEKGKKVIEDIQQRSVEEIFGELEDIAPDLSRFVIEFPYSEIYTRDEVDLKTREICTVAALTVLGTVPQLKDHINAALNVGNSPTEIVEIIMQMCAYCGFPKAINGVVAAKEVFTERGLMPVRD; encoded by the coding sequence ATGTCAAGATATGAAAAAGGTAAAAAAGTAATTGAAGATATTCAGCAAAGATCAGTTGAAGAGATATTTGGTGAGCTTGAAGACATTGCTCCTGATCTGTCCAGATTTGTAATTGAATTTCCATATTCTGAAATTTACACCAGGGACGAAGTGGATTTAAAAACTCGAGAAATATGCACTGTGGCTGCATTGACTGTTCTTGGAACAGTTCCTCAGCTTAAAGACCACATTAATGCAGCATTGAATGTAGGCAACAGCCCAACTGAAATCGTTGAGATTATCATGCAGATGTGTGCCTACTGCGGTTTTCCAAAAGCTATCAATGGGGTTGTGGCAGCTAAAGAGGTATTCACTGAACGTGGACTGATGCCTGTGAGGGATTAG
- the mtxX gene encoding methanogenesis marker protein Mmp4/MtxX, translated as MTTIAIGIGRNLNILKAIEIFKKDHEIEVKPVHSDDELANSILDKNIDAVVRGSLAASGVIKKVKNEFPEISRATYVNGDGHEFLLTPVGIDEGNTIEEKLKIARNCGEFLKKLGKEPKIAVLADGRKGDYGRSEKISQSIDESEKLTELIKNNTDFEVKNYYILIEQAIEDKCNVIIAPDGIIGNIIFRTLVLVNSWPSYGAVTFGIDGIYIDTSRDQSVEGYLRSLIFANNLAKL; from the coding sequence ATGACAACAATAGCAATAGGAATAGGTAGAAATTTAAATATTTTAAAAGCTATCGAAATTTTTAAAAAAGACCATGAAATCGAAGTGAAACCGGTTCACAGTGATGATGAATTGGCAAATTCAATACTCGATAAAAATATTGATGCCGTTGTTCGGGGTTCACTTGCCGCATCAGGCGTTATCAAAAAAGTCAAGAATGAATTTCCGGAAATCTCAAGAGCAACATATGTAAACGGAGACGGACATGAATTTTTACTGACTCCAGTCGGAATCGATGAGGGAAATACAATTGAAGAAAAATTGAAAATAGCCAGAAACTGTGGAGAATTTTTAAAAAAACTTGGAAAAGAACCTAAAATTGCCGTTCTTGCAGATGGAAGAAAAGGAGACTACGGCAGAAGCGAAAAGATCTCACAGTCAATTGACGAGAGTGAAAAATTAACCGAGCTAATAAAAAATAATACTGATTTTGAAGTTAAAAACTATTATATTCTAATTGAACAGGCAATAGAAGACAAATGCAATGTCATAATTGCTCCTGACGGAATTATAGGAAATATAATATTCAGGACACTGGTTCTGGTTAATTCCTGGCCGAGCTATGGTGCAGTAACATTTGGAATCGATGGAATATACATTGACACAAGCCGTGACCAAAGTGTCGAAGGATATCTCAGAAGCTTGATTTTTGCAAATAATTTAGCCAAACTTTAA